A genomic segment from Streptosporangium roseum DSM 43021 encodes:
- a CDS encoding shikimate kinase, whose translation MTADVPIVVIGLMGAGKTSVSRLLSKALGRPMRDSDEYLEERYGATAAEIAAGEGAEVLHAREAAHLLDSLAERPAPVIAAAASVLDDPRCRTELKPALVVWLDATPEFLAEKIMARSHRPRFGKEPLELASELHERRAASFTEVADLRFQRPEMSKHEVARAVLDHLEATGAGG comes from the coding sequence ATGACGGCCGACGTCCCGATCGTCGTGATCGGATTGATGGGCGCGGGGAAGACCAGCGTGTCACGGCTGCTCAGCAAAGCCCTCGGCAGGCCCATGCGCGACAGCGACGAGTATCTGGAAGAACGCTACGGCGCCACGGCCGCCGAGATCGCCGCCGGTGAGGGGGCCGAGGTGCTCCATGCCAGGGAGGCCGCCCACCTGCTGGACTCCCTCGCCGAACGGCCCGCTCCGGTCATCGCCGCCGCGGCCAGCGTGCTCGACGACCCGCGGTGCCGGACCGAGCTGAAACCGGCCCTGGTCGTGTGGCTGGACGCCACGCCGGAGTTCCTCGCCGAGAAGATCATGGCCAGGTCCCACCGGCCGCGGTTCGGCAAGGAGCCGCTGGAGCTGGCGTCCGAACTGCACGAGCGCAGGGCGGCCTCCTTCACCGAGGTGGCCGACCTGCGCTTCCAGAGACCCGAGATGTCCAAACACGAGGTGGCGCGGGCCGTACTCGACCACCTGGAGGCCACAGGGGCGGGGGGCTGA
- a CDS encoding glycosyltransferase — MRPLTTLRTTAHRPGLLAALHRVREIAPMSPLTVFQAAAALAVGVRLARGRDRLPPLAPTGATAGRISVVIPARDEEGRIGPCLSAVLTDPAVAEVLVVDDESSDGTARLAADLGAKVVVGAPLPEGWVGKQWALLQGVEAAGGDIVVTLDADTRPAPGLFGALAAALDGYDLVSAGPRFVCDGIAEQALHASFLATLVYRSGPIGPSSVPAPHRVVANGQCMAFRRTAMLAAGGFARVRGHMTDDVALARTLAADGWAVGFLDAGGLLEVDMHESVAEVWREWGRSLPLRDVTGPGRQAADLAAIWLTAALPVLRLAAGRPTRLDLGLLAVRLLLTGALRGSYARPGPGVLLSPLLDPLTAVRLTQATLCPVRSWRGRTYSGITAPGVTPGARPDRPGRAGRPAPPARSAAR; from the coding sequence ATGAGACCGCTCACCACGCTCCGCACCACCGCTCACCGCCCGGGACTCCTGGCCGCCCTCCACCGTGTAAGAGAGATCGCCCCGATGAGCCCGCTCACCGTGTTCCAGGCCGCCGCCGCCCTCGCCGTCGGGGTACGGCTGGCCCGCGGACGCGACCGGCTGCCACCGCTGGCCCCCACCGGGGCGACGGCCGGGCGGATCTCGGTGGTGATCCCGGCCCGCGACGAGGAGGGCCGTATCGGCCCCTGCCTGTCGGCGGTGCTCACCGATCCGGCCGTCGCGGAGGTCCTCGTCGTCGACGACGAGTCGAGCGACGGCACGGCGCGGCTGGCCGCCGATCTCGGCGCGAAGGTCGTCGTGGGCGCGCCTCTTCCGGAGGGCTGGGTGGGCAAGCAGTGGGCGCTGCTGCAGGGGGTCGAGGCGGCCGGCGGCGACATCGTGGTGACCCTCGACGCGGACACCCGGCCCGCGCCGGGCCTGTTCGGCGCGCTGGCCGCGGCCCTGGACGGCTACGACCTGGTCAGCGCCGGCCCCCGGTTCGTCTGCGACGGGATCGCCGAGCAGGCGCTGCACGCCTCGTTCCTGGCGACGCTGGTCTACCGGTCCGGCCCGATCGGGCCGTCCTCCGTCCCCGCTCCGCACCGTGTCGTGGCCAACGGCCAGTGCATGGCCTTCCGCCGTACGGCGATGCTGGCCGCCGGCGGGTTCGCGCGGGTCCGCGGGCACATGACCGACGACGTGGCGCTGGCCCGGACCCTGGCCGCCGACGGCTGGGCGGTGGGCTTCCTGGACGCGGGCGGCCTGCTGGAGGTCGACATGCACGAGTCGGTGGCCGAGGTGTGGCGGGAGTGGGGGAGGTCGCTGCCGCTGCGCGACGTCACCGGACCCGGCCGGCAGGCCGCCGACCTGGCCGCGATCTGGCTCACCGCCGCCCTGCCCGTGCTGCGGCTGGCGGCGGGGCGGCCCACCCGGCTCGACCTGGGGCTGCTGGCCGTACGCCTGCTGCTGACCGGCGCGCTGCGCGGCAGCTACGCCCGGCCCGGCCCCGGCGTGCTGCTGTCGCCCCTGCTGGATCCGCTGACCGCGGTACGGCTGACGCAGGCGACGCTGTGCCCGGTGCGCAGCTGGCGGGGCCGTACCTATTCCGGGATCACGGCTCCGGGGGTCACGCCCGGCGCCCGGCCCGATCGGCCGGGCCGGGCCGGGCGGCCCGCGCCGCCTGCCCGAAGCGCAGCCCGATGA
- a CDS encoding TetR/AcrR family transcriptional regulator, with product MPTRARERLLDTAEELFYAEGIRVVGVEQILAVSKVGRASFYRHFPSKDDLVVAMLERRDLRWREWLAERVAAHGGGPLAVFDALAERFARADFRGCAFINTMIESADPGSPAHRVATDHKSRVTDYVESLLVTAGHRDSATLARQLVMLMDGAIVTALRERSVVPAEQARAIAATLLA from the coding sequence GTGCCGACCCGAGCCCGAGAACGCCTGCTGGACACCGCCGAGGAGCTCTTCTACGCCGAGGGCATCCGAGTCGTCGGCGTAGAGCAGATACTGGCCGTCTCCAAAGTCGGCCGCGCCTCCTTCTACCGGCACTTCCCGAGCAAGGACGACCTGGTCGTGGCCATGCTCGAACGTCGTGACCTGCGGTGGCGCGAATGGCTGGCCGAGCGGGTCGCCGCCCACGGCGGCGGGCCGCTGGCGGTCTTCGACGCGCTCGCGGAACGGTTCGCCCGCGCCGATTTCCGGGGGTGCGCGTTCATCAACACGATGATCGAGAGCGCCGACCCCGGCAGCCCGGCACACCGCGTCGCGACCGACCACAAGAGCCGGGTGACCGACTATGTAGAGTCCCTGCTGGTCACGGCCGGCCACCGCGACTCGGCCACGCTCGCCCGGCAGCTCGTCATGCTCATGGACGGTGCGATCGTCACCGCGCTACGCGAGCGTTCGGTCGTCCCCGCCGAGCAGGCCCGTGCCATCGCCGCCACCCTGCTGGCCTGA
- a CDS encoding glycerol-3-phosphate acyltransferase yields the protein MILLLGAVIGGYLLGSVPVAVALSRAYGFDPREVGDRNPGFWNVKERLGRRAALPVFAGDTLKGTLAALLALAFTGPHTMGLAGVTGAGAVPVYLAVAAAMIGHAWPVFAGFRGGRSILAFVGGSAVICPPGFLLGVAALIVGGLVTRSFAIGARAGVFGLPLFQLLFAPVEHVAGTGALMCLIGLRFGQAARAARPGPADRAGRRA from the coding sequence ATGATTCTCCTGCTCGGCGCGGTCATCGGCGGCTACCTTCTCGGGTCCGTGCCGGTCGCGGTGGCGCTCTCCCGGGCGTACGGCTTCGACCCCCGCGAGGTCGGCGACCGCAATCCCGGCTTCTGGAACGTCAAGGAGCGGCTCGGCCGGCGGGCCGCCCTGCCCGTCTTCGCGGGCGACACCCTCAAGGGCACGCTCGCCGCGCTGCTCGCCCTCGCGTTCACCGGCCCGCACACCATGGGGCTCGCGGGGGTCACCGGCGCCGGCGCCGTGCCGGTGTACCTGGCGGTGGCCGCCGCGATGATCGGGCACGCCTGGCCGGTGTTCGCCGGCTTCCGGGGCGGCCGGTCGATCCTCGCCTTCGTGGGCGGCTCCGCCGTCATCTGCCCGCCCGGGTTCCTGCTCGGCGTCGCCGCCCTGATCGTGGGCGGCCTGGTGACGCGCTCCTTCGCCATCGGCGCGCGGGCGGGCGTCTTCGGCCTCCCGCTGTTCCAGCTCCTCTTCGCGCCGGTCGAGCACGTGGCCGGGACGGGGGCGCTGATGTGCCTCATCGGGCTGCGCTTCGGGCAGGCGGCGCGGGCCGCCCGGCCCGGCCCGGCCGATCGGGCCGGGCGCCGGGCGTGA
- a CDS encoding phytoene desaturase family protein translates to MAEVIVIGGGVGGMVSALLLAGQGHRVRLYEQRSRLGGKLAEHARDGFTFSVGPSLLTLPGVFADLGLELDLVEPRELCRYRFADGSALTAYRDPARTAAEVDRLSPGEGRNWLAFHEWARTCFEASRHTFFAGPLTRPPARARLSDLMAVAPGRTLDGLARRFFTDPRLLQYAGRYATYAGSSPYRAPAALACIPAIEHGQGGWYVPGGLPRVADALALLLDKTGVEVALGAEVTDVLADGRRVRGVRLASGQRERADVVIANTDAAALYGRLLPDRRRLRRIAALGTSSSAFLLLAGVEGRTEGLAHHSVVFSADYGREFADIFDRRRPPEDPTVYIGCSAVDDPSQAPEGAENWVMLVNVPARDPGRWPMSPEAYRDLVLDRLAARGHDLSGRLRFVDLLTPADLRERYGAWGGAIYGGAYAGPLAPFRRPGNRGPRRGLYLVGGSVHPGGGLPLVAMGGRIVASLVQEDLRR, encoded by the coding sequence GTGGCGGAGGTGATCGTGATCGGCGGCGGCGTGGGCGGCATGGTCTCCGCCCTGCTGCTGGCCGGGCAGGGGCATCGGGTGCGGCTGTACGAGCAGCGGTCCCGGCTGGGGGGCAAGCTCGCCGAGCACGCGCGCGACGGCTTCACCTTCTCCGTCGGGCCGTCGCTGCTGACCCTGCCCGGCGTCTTCGCCGACCTCGGCCTGGAGCTCGACCTCGTCGAGCCGCGGGAGCTGTGCCGCTACCGCTTCGCCGACGGCTCGGCGCTGACGGCGTACCGCGACCCGGCGAGGACGGCCGCCGAGGTGGACCGGCTCTCGCCGGGAGAGGGCCGCAACTGGCTGGCCTTTCACGAGTGGGCGCGGACCTGCTTCGAGGCGTCGCGTCACACGTTCTTCGCCGGGCCGCTCACCCGGCCGCCGGCGCGGGCACGCCTGTCCGACCTGATGGCGGTCGCGCCCGGCCGGACCCTCGACGGCCTGGCCCGCCGCTTCTTCACCGATCCGCGCCTGCTCCAGTACGCCGGCCGTTACGCGACCTACGCGGGCTCCAGCCCCTACCGGGCCCCGGCGGCTCTGGCCTGCATCCCCGCGATCGAGCACGGGCAGGGCGGCTGGTACGTGCCCGGCGGGCTGCCCCGCGTCGCCGACGCCCTGGCCCTGCTGCTGGACAAGACGGGGGTGGAGGTCGCCCTCGGCGCCGAGGTGACGGACGTGCTCGCCGACGGCCGCCGGGTCCGGGGCGTACGGCTGGCCTCCGGGCAGCGCGAACGCGCCGACGTCGTGATCGCCAACACCGACGCGGCGGCGCTGTACGGGCGGCTGCTGCCGGATCGGCGGCGGCTGCGGCGCATCGCCGCGCTCGGCACCTCCTCCTCGGCGTTCCTGCTGCTGGCCGGGGTGGAGGGGCGGACCGAGGGACTGGCGCACCACTCCGTCGTCTTCTCCGCCGACTACGGACGGGAGTTCGCCGACATCTTCGACCGCCGCCGGCCGCCGGAGGATCCGACCGTCTACATCGGCTGCTCGGCGGTGGACGACCCGTCACAGGCTCCGGAGGGCGCCGAGAACTGGGTCATGCTGGTCAACGTCCCGGCCCGCGACCCGGGTCGGTGGCCGATGTCCCCCGAGGCCTACCGGGACCTGGTGCTGGACCGCCTGGCCGCGCGGGGTCACGACCTGTCGGGGCGGCTCCGCTTCGTCGATCTGCTGACCCCCGCCGACCTGCGCGAGCGGTACGGCGCGTGGGGCGGGGCGATCTACGGTGGCGCCTACGCCGGCCCGCTCGCCCCCTTCCGGCGCCCCGGAAACAGGGGTCCCCGGCGCGGCCTGTACCTGGTGGGAGGCTCGGTCCACCCCGGCGGCGGGCTGCCGCTGGTCGCGATGGGCGGCCGCATCGTCGCCTCGCTCGTCCAGGAGGACCTGCGGCGATGA
- a CDS encoding carotenoid biosynthesis protein, protein MRQRSSAGGRGALGVLGVVLLLGVIAAQVASGLQPRPIPLTSVVVLLLVASALAFAAAVHTFPGAVTALTASVVAGYAAEWVGTRTGLPFGDYGYTGLLRPQLGGVPVIVALAWGGMGLAAHATAAAAVPGSRAARIVLGALALTAWDLFLDPQMIRLGLWTWHDPGLYRGVPISNFAGWLAVSLLVMVLIEVILTDPGARSPGLVAIYTVMAFMETLGFAVVFDPPDPMVAAMGGVCMGLFAVLAWRRTWRR, encoded by the coding sequence GTGAGGCAGAGGTCGTCCGCGGGCGGCCGGGGAGCCCTCGGCGTGCTGGGCGTGGTGCTGCTCCTCGGCGTGATCGCCGCGCAGGTCGCCTCGGGGCTGCAGCCCCGGCCGATCCCTCTCACCAGCGTGGTCGTTCTGCTCCTGGTGGCGAGCGCCCTGGCCTTCGCCGCCGCGGTCCACACCTTTCCCGGAGCCGTCACGGCTCTCACCGCCTCGGTGGTGGCCGGGTACGCCGCGGAGTGGGTCGGCACCAGGACGGGGCTGCCCTTCGGGGACTACGGCTACACCGGGCTGCTCCGGCCGCAGCTCGGCGGGGTGCCGGTGATCGTGGCACTGGCGTGGGGCGGCATGGGACTGGCGGCCCACGCGACGGCCGCGGCCGCGGTCCCCGGGAGCCGCGCGGCGCGGATCGTCCTGGGAGCCCTGGCGCTGACCGCGTGGGACCTGTTCCTCGATCCGCAGATGATCCGGCTGGGCTTGTGGACCTGGCATGACCCCGGCCTTTACCGGGGGGTGCCGATCAGCAACTTCGCCGGCTGGCTGGCGGTATCCCTGCTGGTCATGGTCTTGATCGAGGTCATCTTGACCGACCCGGGCGCCAGGAGCCCCGGGCTGGTCGCGATCTACACGGTGATGGCGTTCATGGAGACCCTGGGTTTCGCGGTGGTCTTCGATCCGCCGGATCCGATGGTCGCCGCGATGGGGGGAGTCTGCATGGGCCTGTTCGCCGTGCTCGCGTGGAGGCGCACGTGGCGGAGGTGA